In a genomic window of Penaeus monodon isolate SGIC_2016 chromosome 27, NSTDA_Pmon_1, whole genome shotgun sequence:
- the LOC119590865 gene encoding uncharacterized protein LOC119590865, with product MAVTGNKKTSVFSIHSLKKAIKKLIKKTRPAKEEKKAAEEVVRVDFEAEIEDNLANEALEARLLQMIEASPATLDLNLSVKGSLMVKAAPDFEIQFGTFWTTEDDKSWTLCKDLFATSASPRPANTA from the coding sequence ATGGCTGTCACTGGCAACAAGAAGACTTCGGTTTTCAGCATCCACAGTCTGAAGAAGGCTATCAAGAAGCTTATCAAGAAGACTCGTCCTgccaaggaggagaagaaggccgCCGAGGAGGTCGTCCGGGTGGACTTCGAGGCCGAGATCGAGGATAACCTGGCCAACGAGGCCCTGGAAGCCCGCCTCCTCCAGATGATCGAGGCTTCCCCCGCCACCCTCGACCTCAACCTGAGCGTCAAGGGCTCCCTCATGGTGAAGGCCGCCCCCGACTTCGAGATCCAATTCGGAACCTTCTGGACCACCGAAGACGACAAGAGCTGGACGCTGTGCAAGGACCTCTTCGCCACCAGCGCCTCCCCCCGCCCCGCCAACACGGCCTAG